The Gilliamella apicola genome window below encodes:
- the rlmM gene encoding 23S rRNA (cytidine(2498)-2'-O)-methyltransferase RlmM, with translation MQKLNKIILYCRCGFEKECAAEITDRAAQLEIFGFAKVIENSGYVTFECYQDGQATILMKKLSFPTLIFARQMFVSGELLTDLPANDRITPIINALFGLIDNAGDVRVEVADTNEGKELAGFCRKFTVPLRQALRSKRILLKVENPKKPVIHLFFTNSNSCYVGYSLSQNNSPFYMGIPRLKFPADAPSRSTLKLEEAFHIFIPYEEWDERLKGGLNAVDLGACPGGWTYQLVKRSMMVYAIDNGPMNDKLMETGQVKHYREDGFKFTPKKHNIYWLVCDMVEKPTKVTQLIAKWLINGWCRETIFNLKLPMKKRYEEVKQNIKLLNDELNNNQINVQIQAKQLYHDREEITVHVQRIWG, from the coding sequence ATGCAAAAACTAAATAAAATCATTCTGTACTGTCGCTGTGGATTTGAAAAAGAATGTGCTGCAGAAATCACAGATAGAGCTGCACAATTAGAAATATTTGGTTTTGCCAAAGTTATAGAAAACAGTGGTTATGTCACTTTTGAATGTTACCAAGACGGCCAAGCTACGATATTGATGAAAAAGCTCTCTTTCCCTACCCTGATTTTTGCTAGACAGATGTTTGTATCAGGTGAATTATTGACTGATTTACCAGCCAATGATCGCATTACTCCAATAATTAATGCGTTATTTGGTCTGATAGATAACGCAGGTGATGTGCGTGTGGAAGTCGCTGATACCAATGAAGGTAAAGAATTAGCTGGATTTTGTCGCAAATTTACCGTTCCACTTCGTCAAGCACTACGAAGCAAACGTATTTTATTAAAAGTTGAAAACCCAAAAAAACCTGTTATTCATCTATTTTTTACAAATAGCAATAGTTGTTATGTTGGTTATTCATTAAGTCAAAATAATTCACCTTTTTATATGGGGATCCCTAGATTAAAATTTCCAGCTGATGCACCAAGTCGTTCAACATTAAAATTAGAAGAAGCGTTCCATATTTTTATTCCTTATGAAGAATGGGATGAGCGCTTAAAAGGTGGTTTAAATGCGGTTGATTTAGGTGCTTGCCCTGGCGGTTGGACTTATCAACTAGTTAAAAGAAGTATGATGGTTTATGCTATTGATAATGGTCCAATGAATGACAAACTAATGGAAACAGGCCAAGTTAAACATTATCGTGAAGATGGCTTTAAATTTACACCTAAAAAGCATAATATTTATTGGTTAGTTTGTGATATGGTTGAAAAGCCAACCAAGGTGACACAATTAATAGCCAAATGGCTTATTAATGGTTGGTGTCGAGAAACCATTTTTAATCTTAAATTACCAATGAAAAAACGGTATGAAGAAGTAAAACAAAATATAAAATTACTCAATGATGAATTAAATAATAATCAAATCAATGTTCAAATTCAGGCCAAACAGCTTTATCATGATCGCGAAGA
- the lpxL gene encoding LpxL/LpxP family Kdo(2)-lipid IV(A) lauroyl/palmitoleoyl acyltransferase, whose product MSQNQEIRPIFTKRLLHPRYWLTWFGIGILYLIVLLPYPVIYQLGKSLGLLSMKLIGKRKETARQNLKLCFPEKSQLERDQMLRGNFISTGLAIFETGMAWFWSDKRLAKHSSIDGDQFIKNVQQSGQGVLLIGIHFLTLELGARILGMSHPGVGVYRPNDNLVMDYVQLKGRLKSNKYMLDRYNTKGMIRALKNGELLWYAPDHDYGPKNSVFAPLFSVEKAATTIGTRILVKLGQPAIIPFTPKREENGHYTVYVTPALEGYPIDDDVLAATFMNKAIEQEILKAPEQYMWLHRRFKTRPKGEAPLYTNDVQSD is encoded by the coding sequence ATGAGTCAAAATCAGGAAATTCGTCCTATCTTTACTAAACGCCTATTACACCCACGTTACTGGTTAACGTGGTTTGGTATTGGTATCTTATATTTAATCGTTTTATTACCCTATCCAGTAATTTATCAATTAGGAAAAAGTTTAGGGTTGCTCTCAATGAAATTAATTGGTAAGCGTAAAGAGACGGCAAGGCAAAATCTTAAACTTTGTTTTCCTGAAAAATCACAGCTTGAACGTGATCAAATGCTGCGTGGAAATTTTATTTCTACAGGATTGGCTATTTTCGAAACAGGGATGGCTTGGTTTTGGTCTGACAAAAGATTAGCTAAGCATTCATCTATTGACGGTGACCAATTTATCAAAAATGTACAGCAATCAGGTCAAGGCGTTTTACTTATTGGAATTCATTTCCTAACATTAGAATTAGGAGCGCGTATTTTAGGAATGAGTCATCCTGGCGTAGGTGTTTATCGACCAAATGATAATCTGGTAATGGATTATGTTCAGCTTAAAGGAAGACTCAAATCTAATAAATACATGTTAGATCGCTATAATACCAAAGGTATGATCCGTGCTTTAAAAAATGGTGAATTACTATGGTATGCCCCTGATCATGATTATGGACCTAAAAATAGTGTATTTGCTCCATTATTTTCAGTAGAAAAAGCAGCTACAACAATAGGTACGCGTATATTGGTTAAATTAGGCCAACCAGCCATTATTCCATTTACACCTAAGCGTGAGGAAAATGGTCATTATACAGTATATGTAACACCAGCACTTGAAGGTTATCCTATTGATGATGATGTATTAGCGGCAACTTTCATGAATAAAGCAATTGAGCAAGAAATTTTAAAAGCTCCAGAACAATACATGTGGTTACACCGACGATTTAAAACTCGTCCCAAGGGGGAGGCTCCTTTGTATACTAATGATGTTCAATCTGACTAA
- the thyA gene encoding thymidylate synthase — protein sequence MKQYLALMQKILAEGMPKSDRTGTGTLSIFGHQMRFNLQDGFPLVTTKKCHLRSIIHELLWFLKGDTNIKYLKDNKVTIWDEWANENGDLGPVYGKQWRAWTAPDGRHIDQISQLIEQIKTDPDSRRLIISAWNVGELEQMALAPCHAFFQFYVVDGKLSCQLYQRSCDVFLGLPFNIASYSLLIHMIAQQCNLDVGDFVWTGGDTHLYSNHLEQTHLQLSRTPRALPKLVIRRKPPTIFDYEFEDFEIIDYDPYPAIKAPVAV from the coding sequence ATGAAACAGTATTTAGCGCTTATGCAAAAGATATTAGCAGAAGGTATGCCTAAGTCAGATCGAACAGGAACTGGAACATTATCCATTTTTGGTCATCAAATGCGGTTTAATCTACAGGATGGATTTCCATTAGTCACTACAAAAAAATGCCATTTACGTTCAATTATTCATGAATTACTTTGGTTTTTAAAAGGTGATACAAATATTAAATATTTAAAAGATAATAAAGTAACTATTTGGGATGAATGGGCTAATGAAAATGGTGATTTAGGTCCTGTTTATGGAAAACAGTGGCGAGCATGGACAGCACCAGATGGGCGGCATATTGATCAAATATCGCAATTAATCGAACAAATCAAAACTGATCCTGATTCAAGGCGCCTAATAATTTCTGCTTGGAATGTTGGAGAGTTGGAGCAAATGGCGTTAGCTCCATGTCATGCGTTTTTTCAATTTTATGTCGTTGATGGAAAGCTTTCTTGCCAGCTTTATCAACGTTCTTGTGATGTGTTTTTGGGATTACCATTTAATATTGCTAGCTATTCGTTATTAATTCATATGATTGCTCAGCAATGCAATTTAGATGTGGGTGATTTTGTTTGGACTGGTGGTGATACGCACTTATATTCAAACCATCTGGAGCAAACTCATTTACAATTAAGTCGAACGCCTAGAGCACTTCCAAAACTAGTTATTAGACGTAAACCCCCAACCATTTTTGATTATGAGTTTGAGGACTTTGAAATTATAGACTATGATCCTTACCCTGCAATCAAAGCACCTGTTGCGGTTTAA